GGCCACGACCCACCTCGTGGCCGTCGGCGCCGCAGCCGTGGGGCTGCACGTCGCCGCCTGGTGGGCTGCGCTCCGGCCGGTCGCGTCGTTCGCGACCGCGGCGGCCGCCATGGCCCTGCTGGCGGTCGTGCCGGTGCCCGGCTGGTCGACCGGGGTGCTCACCCCGTCGTCCCTGTGCTTCCTGCTCGTGTTGTGGCGCCTGGTCGCGGCAGGCCCCGGTCGCTGGGCCGGTCCGGCCCTGGGCGTCGCGGTCGCCGGCGTGGCGCTCGCGGAGACCGCCTCCGTGCTGCGCGAGCCGACCGGGGCGGCGCTGCCGATGTGGATGCCGCTGCTGGAGACGGCGCTGCTCCTCGCCGCGGTGGTCGCGGTGTGGGGGTTCGCCCGTGCCGTGCGGGCGCAGCGCCGTCGCGCGGCGGACCGGGCGGCCGAGCGTCTCGCGCTCGCCCGGCGCACCGAGCGCGCCGAGATCCGCCGGGACCTGCACGACGTCATCGCCCACTCGCTCACGCTGGTCGTCGCCCAGGCGGAGGCGGCGCGCGTCGGGACGCGCGAGCCGGCGACCGCGCAGGCGCTCGCCCAGCTCGCGGACACGGCCCGCGCCGCGCTGCTGGGCCTGCGCGGGATGCTGCGGGTGCTCGACGCGGCTCCCAGCGCCGCAGGGGACGTCGTGCCGTCCCTCGACGGGCTGCCGGCGCTGGTCGCGGCGGCGACGACGCCGCTGCACCGCGTGACGCTGACCGAGCGGGGCGACCGGCGCGTGATGCCGGCCGACGCCGAGTCGGCGGCCGTCCGGCTGGTCCAGGAGGGGATCACCAACGCGCTGCGGCACGTCGAGCCCCCGGTCGACATCGCGGTGGACGTGGACTGGCGGACCGACGACGGCGGTGACGGCGGCGGGAGTGACGTGGTCCGCGTGACGGTGCGGGACGACGGCGGCGCAGGTCCACGCCCGGCGGGCCACCCGGAGCCCGCCGCGGGGAGCGGCTCCGGGCTCGCGGGCGCGGCGCGGCGGATCGAGGCCGCGGGCGGCGAGCTGGCGGTGGAGCGCGGCCGGGGCTGGACGCTCTCCGCCCGCCTGCCCACGGTGGGCGCGACGTGACGCCGCCGGTGCGGGTGCTGCTCGCCGACGACCAGGCCCTGCTGCGCGAGTCGCTCGCCACCGTGCTGGCCGCCGACGGGCGCATCGAGGTGGTGGGGGCCGTGGCCGACGGGCGCGCCGCGGTGGCCGCCGTGCAGGAGCGCGCGGTCGACGTGGTGCTCGGGACATCCGCATGCCCGTCCTGGACGGCATCGCCGCCACCGAGCAGGTCGTGCGGCTCAGCCCGCGCACCCGCGTGCTGGCGCTGACGACGTTCGACGTCGACGAGCTGGTCCTGGCCGCGCTGCGCGCCGGAGCCAGCGGGTACCTGACGAAGGACGCCCGCCCCGGGGCGCTGGTCGACGCGATCTGCGACGTGGCCGCCGGGAGCTCCGCGTTGGCCCCCGCCGCGGCGGCGTCGCTGGTGGAGCACCTGCGGCGCGTGCCGGTGCCCCGGCCCCAGGCGGTCGCGCGGCTGTCGCCACGGGAGCGGGAGGTGTTCGACCTGATCGTCGCGGGACGGTCGAACGGCGAGATCGTGGCGCAGCTGCACCTCACGCAGAACACGGTGAAGTCGCACGTGCGGGCCGTCCTGACCAAGCTCGACCTGCGCGACCGGGTGCACGTCGTGATCTACGCGTACGACAACGGCCTGGCCGGTCCCCCTCACCCCGCGGGGTGAGGCCCGCCCGCCCGCCGGGGTGATGTGGCGGCGGCTCCCCCGCTGCGAGGGTCGACGGCGAGGGCCACCGTGGCCCGGCGAGGAGACCAGCATGACGTCCACCGGAAGCGCCACACCCGGCCGCGCCGCCCGCAGCGGGACCGAGGAGCACGCGTCCGACGACCGGGACCCGCGCCGCGTCCTCGCCTGGTTCACCGGGACGCTCGCACTCATCACGGCGCTCGTGCTCGTGCCGCTGTTCGTCGGCGGCGCGGACGCCGACACCTTCAACGCCGTCGTCCCGGGTCTGTCCTGGGCCCCGGCCCTGTCGGCGTTCGTGGCGCACCTCGGCAGCGGGCGCCGCACCCCCTTCCTGACGTGGACGGCGCTCCGTCCGCTGCGGACCGGCCGGGTGCTGCGGACCGGCGCGCTGGTGCTCGCCGTGTTCGTCGCCGTCCCGTCGGCGACCACCCTGCTGTCCGTCGTGCTGGGCGTGGTCGACTGGCGACCGGCCCCGGACGCCGCCGGTCTGCTGCCGCTGGTGCTGCCGCTCGCCGTGCTGGGCATGCTGACGGTCACCGGTGAGGAGATCGGGTGGCGCGGCGCCCTGCACACCACCCTCGCGCGGTACGGGCTGGTGCGCGCGACCGTGGGCATCGGCGGCCTGTGGACGCTGTGGCACCTGCCGCTGCTGGTCGCCTACCACCAGGGCGGGGCGATGGCCGGACGCGAGGTGGTCGCGACGACGGTCAACCTGCTGGTCGCCGCTCTCGTCCTCGGTGCGGCGCGGGCGCTGTCCGCCTCGGTCTGGCCGGCGG
This is a stretch of genomic DNA from Cellulomonas sp. ES6. It encodes these proteins:
- a CDS encoding histidine kinase — encoded protein: MQIPGAQDESAWRLCVLLSAAVLPPATAALLVVMAAGGAATTHLVAVGAAAVGLHVAAWWAALRPVASFATAAAAMALLAVVPVPGWSTGVLTPSSLCFLLVLWRLVAAGPGRWAGPALGVAVAGVALAETASVLREPTGAALPMWMPLLETALLLAAVVAVWGFARAVRAQRRRAADRAAERLALARRTERAEIRRDLHDVIAHSLTLVVAQAEAARVGTREPATAQALAQLADTARAALLGLRGMLRVLDAAPSAAGDVVPSLDGLPALVAAATTPLHRVTLTERGDRRVMPADAESAAVRLVQEGITNALRHVEPPVDIAVDVDWRTDDGGDGGGSDVVRVTVRDDGGAGPRPAGHPEPAAGSGSGLAGAARRIEAAGGELAVERGRGWTLSARLPTVGAT
- a CDS encoding type II CAAX endopeptidase family protein, producing the protein MTSTGSATPGRAARSGTEEHASDDRDPRRVLAWFTGTLALITALVLVPLFVGGADADTFNAVVPGLSWAPALSAFVAHLGSGRRTPFLTWTALRPLRTGRVLRTGALVLAVFVAVPSATTLLSVVLGVVDWRPAPDAAGLLPLVLPLAVLGMLTVTGEEIGWRGALHTTLARYGLVRATVGIGGLWTLWHLPLLVAYHQGGAMAGREVVATTVNLLVAALVLGAARALSASVWPAAWAHALLNTTLVYASSNLVTPAAELSDPAFWMLQVVAWAVLGAAGVLLLRAARRGGAGVGVSRRPGAPAAR
- a CDS encoding response regulator transcription factor; this translates as MPVLDGIAATEQVVRLSPRTRVLALTTFDVDELVLAALRAGASGYLTKDARPGALVDAICDVAAGSSALAPAAAASLVEHLRRVPVPRPQAVARLSPREREVFDLIVAGRSNGEIVAQLHLTQNTVKSHVRAVLTKLDLRDRVHVVIYAYDNGLAGPPHPAG